Proteins found in one Salmo salar chromosome ssa26, Ssal_v3.1, whole genome shotgun sequence genomic segment:
- the LOC106587363 gene encoding fibulin-7-like — translation MIWTHAVIVFLCLCPIHAAFGQDCPSRQDMQSSLKQVQKLLSTHEAAYLQSLRTLRKKLNLLQNTATKQTGKANNDTCLKLDTPANSRKLGKAQTPGHEVHFLCDAGYELVGAESRMCQESLTWSGQQPTCRNINECASSPCLNGGTCVDEVNQFSCTCTKGWAGATCQSPVPTFFVTMTNTSSATSSAAAAISPPAVTVGPFVRPSRCTQVQGTTHCTCDPGYTISGRDSTTCTDIDECELFHMGQAGRLCLHACVNTPGGYRCTCPAGYNVTRDGRNCKDIDECATRQNNCTRDQMCINTYGGFQCVRVDCPRIRNATYSKTSPLRCERNPCSVDNRVCSQAPNSISHHYLSVVSNLSAPRTMFRVSALRLIGDTLRFSLLGRGQARRHFTVQRSDRQTGQLVLGSPVQGPATLEAEVEMTELEKGVQLGRYITKITMFISQYEF, via the exons ATGATTTGGACGCACGCTGTCATTGTGTTCCTGTGTCTTTGTCCAATCCACGCTGCATTTGGGCAG GACTGTCCCAGCAGGCAGGACATGCAGAGCTCCCTAAAGCAGGTCCAGAAGCTGCTGTCGACCCATGAGGCTGCATACCTACAGAGCCTCCGCACCCTGAGGAAGAAACTCAACTTGCTACAGAACACAGCCACCAAACAAACTGGCAAAGCAAACAATG ATACCTGTCTAAAGCTGGACACGCCTGCCAACAGCAGGAAATTGGGAAAGGCGCAGACCCCAGGTCACGAGGTTCACTTCCTGTGTGATGCGGGTTATGAGTTGGTGGGAGCAGAGAGCAGGATGTGTCAGGAGAGCCTCACCTGGAGCGGCCAGCAGCCCACCTGCCGCA ACATAAATGAGTGTGCCTCGTCTCCCTGTCTGAACGGGGGGACATGTGTGGACGAGGTGAATCAGTTCTCCTGCACGTGTACCAAAGGCTGGGCTGGAGCCACCTGCCAGAGCCCTGTGCCAACAT TCTTTGTCACCATGACGAACACCTCGTCTGCCACCTCCTCTGCGGCTGCTGCCATCTCTCCCCCGGCTGTGACTGTTGGTCCATTTGTCCGTCCATCTCGCTGTACGCAGGTCCAGGGCACCACCCACTGCACCTGTGACCCCGGATACACCATCTCTGGGCGTGACAGCACCACTTGCACAG acatTGATGAGTGTGAGTTGTTCCACATGGGTCAGGCTGGCCGGTTGTGTTTACATGCCTGTGTTAACACCCCTGGAGGCTACCGCTGTACCTGTCCTGCTGGATACAATGTCACCCGCGACGGACGCAACTGCAAAG ACATAGATGAGTGTGCCACCAGACAGAATAACTGCACCCGGGACCAAATGTGTATAAACACCTACGGAGGGTTCCAGTGTGTACGTGTGGACTGCCCCCGCATACGAAACGCCACCTACAGCAAAACCTCACCCCT GCGATGTGAGCGTAACCCCTGCTCTGTGGACAACAGGGTGTGCTCTCAGGCCCCTAACTCCATCTCCCACCACTACCTGTCCGTCGTATCCAACCTGTCAGCACCACGCACCATGTTCCGTGTGTCGGCCCTCCGCCTCATAGGCGACACGCTGCGTTTCTCCCTGCTGGGCCGCGGGCAGGCCCGACGCCACTTCACGGTGCAGCGGTCGGACCGCCAGACAGGCCAGCTGGTGCTGGGGAGCCCGGTGCAAGGCCCTGCTACACTGGAGGCAGAGGTGGAGATGACCGAGCTGGAGAAAGGGGTCCAGCTGGGGCGGTACATCACCAAGATCACCATGTTCATCTCCCAGTACGAgttctag